One window of Thermocoleostomius sinensis A174 genomic DNA carries:
- a CDS encoding ABC transporter substrate-binding protein, producing MLGRLKRWQVALCTLAAVLTVTISNCAQQPSTTTEGAPTTSSPTANASTLVFGSGGDPASLEPGNIEDGNSIYVQHQIYDRLIDYKPGTTELEPALATEWEASDDGLTWTFKLREGVKFHDGTDFNAEAVRVNVNRWWDPADRLGFRDAGKNYAIWEGLFGGYKGSEESTLQSINVVDDTTIEFTLKEPFAAFPAAIASGYFGIASPTAIEQAGADYGTASVPAIGTGPYKFVEWRIGDRVVLERNPDYWKDGFPKTDQLVMRFIKEPSARLAELRAGSIDFTVDIAPDQLNELQSDSNLQEVRRPPFNVGYLALNTSYEPLANKEVRQAIAMAINRKGIVDSFWSGLASSDSHFTPPSMDKYQDSSFLDYEYNPERAKQMLAEAGYPDGFPLELWYMPVSRPYYPTPKPIAEAFAADLGAVGINVTLNTKDWAAYLADRLKEPGYQAFMLGWTGDYGDPDNFLYYHFGVGGTTDIGGWRNEEVFKLLEDARKETDDAKRVELYQQAEKIIHDEAVRIPVVHSEPLNAQRSNISDWVPSPLGSESFETVTKS from the coding sequence ATGCTCGGACGATTAAAACGATGGCAGGTCGCCCTGTGTACCTTGGCGGCTGTCTTGACTGTAACGATTTCAAACTGTGCTCAACAACCCTCAACCACAACAGAGGGAGCACCCACCACCAGTTCGCCAACTGCAAACGCCTCAACGTTGGTTTTTGGCTCAGGAGGAGATCCGGCCAGTTTAGAACCTGGCAATATTGAAGATGGCAACTCCATCTACGTCCAACACCAAATATACGATCGCCTGATTGACTACAAACCCGGTACAACCGAACTGGAACCCGCGTTGGCGACCGAATGGGAAGCCTCGGATGACGGTTTAACCTGGACATTTAAGCTGCGTGAGGGCGTCAAATTTCATGACGGCACAGACTTTAATGCCGAAGCCGTTCGAGTCAACGTGAACCGTTGGTGGGACCCAGCCGATCGGTTGGGCTTCCGGGACGCTGGCAAAAACTACGCCATTTGGGAAGGGTTGTTTGGTGGCTATAAGGGCAGCGAGGAATCCACCTTGCAATCAATCAATGTAGTAGACGATACGACGATCGAATTCACCCTAAAAGAACCCTTTGCAGCTTTTCCGGCGGCAATCGCGTCTGGTTACTTTGGTATTGCAAGCCCTACTGCCATTGAGCAAGCCGGAGCCGACTATGGAACTGCCAGTGTTCCTGCCATTGGTACTGGTCCCTACAAATTTGTGGAGTGGCGCATTGGCGATCGAGTGGTGCTAGAGCGTAATCCCGACTATTGGAAAGACGGCTTTCCCAAAACCGATCAGTTGGTGATGCGCTTCATTAAAGAACCCTCAGCACGATTGGCTGAACTGCGAGCCGGTAGCATTGACTTTACCGTAGACATTGCCCCAGATCAATTGAATGAATTGCAAAGCGATTCCAATCTACAAGAAGTACGACGCCCACCGTTCAATGTGGGGTACTTGGCGCTGAACACGAGCTATGAACCTTTGGCGAATAAAGAAGTGCGACAGGCGATCGCGATGGCGATCAACCGGAAAGGCATTGTGGATTCGTTTTGGTCTGGTTTAGCCAGCAGCGACTCTCACTTTACACCTCCATCAATGGATAAGTATCAGGACTCTAGTTTCCTGGACTATGAATATAACCCAGAACGCGCCAAGCAAATGCTAGCCGAGGCGGGCTATCCGGATGGATTTCCCCTCGAACTCTGGTACATGCCCGTATCGCGTCCCTATTACCCCACACCAAAGCCGATCGCCGAAGCCTTTGCCGCTGACTTAGGTGCCGTTGGCATTAATGTCACCCTCAACACCAAAGACTGGGCCGCTTACCTAGCCGATCGCCTCAAAGAACCGGGATACCAAGCTTTTATGCTGGGCTGGACAGGAGACTATGGCGACCCCGACAATTTCCTCTACTATCACTTTGGGGTCGGTGGCACTACCGATATCGGCGGTTGGAGAAACGAGGAAGTATTTAAACTGCTAGAAGACGCTCGCAAAGAAACCGATGATGCCAAGCGCGTCGAGCTTTACCAGCAAGCAGAAAAGATCATTCACGACGAAGCCGTTCGGATTCCCGTTGTCCACTCAGAACCGTTGAACGCCCAACGATCGAACATCTCGGATTGGGTCCCTAGCCCCCTAGGTTCAGAATCCTTTGAGACCG
- a CDS encoding heavy metal translocating P-type ATPase, which translates to MDTVTLKLQGMSCAACANNIEAAIRSVPGVEVGHVNFGAEQATVHYDPRRTSPETIQQAIEVAGYAACLLQEQEPITGETDAEQAAQQAESRKLKRRLLFGGVVTTILIMGGLPMMTGLPLPWIPMWLHHPVFQLVLTTPIQFWSGESFYTGAWKAFKRHTATMDTLVALGTSAAFFYSLFPTFFAEFFLHQGLSPDVYYEISAVVITLILLGRLLENRARKQTSEAIRKLIGLQAKTARVIRNGQEIDIPIAEVKLGEIILVRPGEKIPVDGEIVEGASTIDEAMVTGESVPVKKQPGDEVIGATINKTGSFKFRATRVGKDTFLAQIVKLVQQAQGSKAPIQKLADQVTGWFVPVVIAIAIFTFVLWFNLMGNVTMALITTIGVLIIACPCALGLATPTSIMVGTGKGAENGILIKGAESLELAHKIQTIVLDKTGTITQGKPTVTDFISVNGTADRNELKLLRLAASLERYSEHPLAEAVVQYAQSQLLGDDSDALLIDASQFEAIAGSGVQGYVSDRWVQIGTHRWMNELHIDTTSLQQSWERLEYLGKTVIWIAIDGKIEAIMGIADAVKSSSVSAIRALQKLGLEVVMLTGDNQRTANVIAREVGIQRVFAEVRPNQKAATVENLQSEGKIVGMVGDGINDAPALAQADVGMAIGTGTDVAIAASDITLISGDLQGIVTAIQLSRATMRNIRQNLFFAFIYNVAGIPIAAGILYPVFGWLLSPIVAGAAMAFSSVSVVTNALRLRRFKPVGVR; encoded by the coding sequence ATGGATACAGTCACTCTAAAGCTGCAAGGTATGAGTTGTGCCGCCTGTGCTAACAACATTGAAGCGGCAATCCGCTCGGTTCCGGGCGTTGAGGTTGGACACGTCAACTTTGGGGCAGAACAGGCAACGGTGCACTATGATCCTCGGCGAACGAGTCCTGAAACAATTCAGCAGGCGATCGAAGTGGCGGGCTATGCGGCCTGCTTGCTCCAAGAACAAGAACCAATCACAGGCGAAACAGATGCCGAACAAGCTGCCCAACAAGCCGAATCGCGCAAATTGAAACGACGGCTGCTGTTTGGTGGAGTTGTCACCACAATCCTGATCATGGGTGGCTTACCGATGATGACCGGATTACCGTTGCCCTGGATTCCCATGTGGCTGCATCATCCTGTGTTTCAGCTAGTTCTTACTACCCCAATTCAATTTTGGAGTGGCGAATCGTTCTACACTGGAGCCTGGAAAGCCTTCAAGCGCCATACGGCTACAATGGACACCTTGGTCGCTTTGGGAACCAGTGCTGCGTTTTTCTATTCGCTTTTTCCTACTTTCTTTGCTGAATTTTTTCTGCACCAGGGCTTGTCGCCGGATGTTTATTACGAAATCTCGGCGGTGGTGATTACGCTGATCTTGCTGGGGCGATTGCTGGAAAACCGGGCCAGGAAGCAAACCTCTGAGGCAATTCGTAAGCTGATTGGGTTGCAAGCAAAAACGGCCCGAGTAATTCGCAATGGTCAGGAGATAGATATCCCGATCGCAGAAGTGAAATTGGGAGAGATCATTCTGGTGCGTCCCGGCGAAAAGATTCCTGTTGATGGAGAGATTGTAGAGGGTGCTTCCACGATCGATGAAGCAATGGTGACGGGAGAAAGTGTTCCCGTTAAGAAACAGCCAGGTGATGAAGTCATTGGTGCGACTATCAACAAAACGGGAAGCTTTAAGTTTCGGGCTACGCGAGTTGGAAAAGATACCTTCCTAGCGCAAATTGTGAAACTCGTACAACAAGCTCAGGGATCTAAGGCTCCGATTCAAAAGCTGGCAGATCAAGTAACTGGATGGTTTGTCCCGGTCGTGATTGCCATTGCAATCTTCACGTTCGTTCTCTGGTTCAACCTGATGGGCAATGTCACGATGGCATTGATTACCACTATTGGTGTGCTGATCATTGCTTGCCCATGTGCGCTGGGATTGGCTACCCCCACCTCAATCATGGTTGGCACTGGTAAAGGAGCCGAGAATGGTATTTTGATTAAAGGAGCGGAAAGTTTAGAACTGGCTCACAAAATTCAAACAATTGTTTTAGATAAAACCGGAACCATTACCCAAGGAAAACCAACGGTGACGGATTTTATATCAGTGAATGGAACAGCCGATCGCAATGAATTGAAGCTGTTACGTTTGGCGGCCTCACTGGAGCGCTACTCTGAGCATCCCTTAGCAGAAGCAGTGGTGCAATATGCTCAATCCCAATTGCTAGGAGACGATAGTGATGCGCTTTTGATCGATGCTAGCCAGTTTGAAGCAATTGCAGGTAGCGGTGTCCAAGGCTATGTATCCGATCGCTGGGTGCAAATTGGAACTCATCGCTGGATGAATGAGTTACACATTGACACTACTAGTTTGCAACAGTCATGGGAACGATTGGAGTATTTGGGAAAAACTGTGATTTGGATTGCAATCGACGGCAAAATTGAAGCGATTATGGGAATTGCTGATGCCGTTAAATCCTCATCTGTTAGTGCCATCCGAGCCTTGCAAAAGCTGGGACTGGAAGTCGTGATGCTCACCGGAGATAATCAGCGTACTGCTAATGTCATTGCACGGGAAGTAGGCATTCAGCGCGTCTTTGCCGAGGTTCGCCCCAATCAAAAGGCGGCTACAGTGGAAAACCTGCAATCAGAAGGCAAGATTGTAGGCATGGTGGGAGATGGCATCAATGATGCACCAGCGCTGGCTCAAGCTGATGTGGGTATGGCGATCGGCACGGGGACCGATGTGGCCATTGCTGCCAGTGATATTACGCTGATTTCTGGAGATTTACAGGGGATCGTCACCGCCATTCAACTATCCCGTGCAACGATGCGCAACATTCGCCAAAATTTATTCTTTGCTTTCATCTACAACGTGGCAGGTATTCCGATCGCTGCTGGTATTCTTTACCCCGTTTTTGGTTGGTTGCTTAGCCCGATTGTCGCAGGTGCAGCTATGGCATTCAGTTCTGTGTCAGTTGTGACGAATGCCTTGCGGTTGCGGCGTTTTAAGCCAGTAGGTGTCCGGTAA
- a CDS encoding ShlB/FhaC/HecB family hemolysin secretion/activation protein, protein MLLSTFTNTIPGAIAQPLPPGAIDPSTIDPTDIPDRQLDLPLPPPIPQPRPSDLLEPLPDQPPASPPDPELQTPDSTIPSIDPAISASFFVETIEVSGNTVLSDEIATLTAAYENRDVTFEELIALRSQITQLYFDNGYITSGAFLPNNQDLSDGTVEIQVIEGEIEQIEVCLLSPRSGLVDAESEQSPDAEEPSATPAQPRCGSARLRDAYVRDRLRLASGTPVNQRRLEEALQLLQLNPLITQVNAELTAGNAPGRNVLRVQVREAPAFHAGIGVDNYQSPSIGSVQLGVFASYDNVLGFGDRISGGYSLTEGLDSYDIGYAFPVNALDGTLQARYSRDDSIIVQEQFEDLEIRSESETFSFGFRQPIVRRPQTEFALGLTFDLRRSQTFILNDIPFSFSEGPDDGESKVSVLRFSQEWVDRNARQVLAARSQFSVGLDIFDATVNDIGTDGRFFAWLGQFQYVQQLNSAGWLLLARVDTQLTPDSLLPLEQFAIGGAGTVRGYRQNQFVTDNGILGGLEFRIPLTDDPQELQLTPFVDVGYGWNNRTPDPNLALVSTGLGVRWQVTRDLNMRLDYGIPLVAIEGRGDSLQEDGFLFSIRYQPF, encoded by the coding sequence GTGCTCTTGAGTACGTTCACTAATACAATTCCAGGTGCGATCGCTCAACCCTTGCCTCCCGGTGCTATTGATCCATCTACCATCGATCCAACGGATATTCCCGATCGGCAACTCGACTTGCCACTGCCACCGCCTATTCCGCAACCACGCCCCTCTGATCTGCTAGAGCCACTGCCCGACCAACCGCCAGCCTCCCCCCCAGATCCAGAGTTGCAAACGCCCGATTCAACGATTCCCTCCATCGATCCAGCCATCAGCGCCAGCTTTTTTGTAGAAACGATTGAAGTCTCCGGTAACACGGTTTTAAGCGACGAAATTGCAACCCTGACAGCAGCCTACGAAAATCGGGATGTTACCTTTGAAGAATTGATAGCCTTGCGATCGCAAATCACCCAACTGTATTTTGATAATGGCTACATTACCTCCGGCGCATTCTTGCCCAATAATCAGGATTTGAGCGACGGCACAGTTGAAATTCAAGTGATTGAAGGGGAAATTGAACAGATAGAAGTGTGCTTGTTGTCGCCTCGGTCTGGACTCGTTGATGCAGAATCCGAACAATCGCCCGATGCAGAAGAGCCATCCGCCACGCCTGCCCAACCTCGCTGTGGATCGGCACGGTTGCGCGATGCCTATGTACGCGATCGCCTCCGGTTAGCCAGCGGCACGCCTGTCAACCAACGTCGCTTAGAAGAAGCCCTGCAACTGCTGCAACTGAATCCGCTGATTACCCAAGTCAATGCTGAGTTAACCGCAGGCAACGCTCCGGGACGTAACGTTCTGCGGGTACAGGTGCGAGAAGCGCCAGCGTTTCATGCGGGGATCGGAGTAGACAATTACCAGTCCCCTAGCATTGGTTCAGTTCAGTTGGGCGTCTTTGCCAGCTACGACAATGTGCTGGGATTTGGCGATCGAATCAGCGGCGGTTATAGCTTGACCGAAGGACTTGATTCCTATGACATTGGCTATGCTTTTCCCGTCAATGCCCTCGATGGTACCTTGCAAGCCCGCTATAGTCGCGATGACAGCATCATTGTGCAAGAACAGTTTGAAGATCTGGAGATTCGCAGCGAGTCTGAAACCTTTTCCTTTGGCTTCCGGCAGCCAATTGTCCGTCGCCCTCAAACTGAATTTGCCCTAGGACTCACCTTTGACTTACGCCGCAGCCAAACTTTTATTTTGAATGATATTCCCTTTTCGTTTTCGGAAGGGCCAGACGATGGCGAATCCAAAGTGTCCGTGTTGCGGTTTTCGCAAGAGTGGGTCGATCGCAATGCCAGACAGGTTCTTGCTGCCCGATCGCAGTTTAGCGTTGGATTAGATATCTTCGATGCCACCGTCAACGATATCGGCACAGATGGTCGCTTTTTTGCCTGGTTGGGACAGTTTCAATACGTGCAGCAACTGAATTCCGCTGGTTGGCTCCTGCTGGCGCGGGTCGATACGCAACTAACGCCCGATTCTCTCTTGCCCCTCGAACAGTTTGCGATCGGCGGAGCCGGAACAGTACGCGGCTATCGCCAAAACCAATTCGTGACAGACAACGGCATTTTAGGTGGACTGGAATTCCGCATTCCCCTCACCGACGATCCTCAAGAACTGCAACTCACCCCGTTTGTTGATGTTGGCTATGGTTGGAACAACCGCACTCCTGACCCAAATCTGGCTCTTGTCAGCACGGGGCTGGGCGTGCGTTGGCAAGTGACTCGAGATTTGAATATGCGCTTAGATTACGGCATTCCGCTCGTTGCCATTGAAGGGCGCGGCGATTCGCTTCAAGAAGATGGGTTTTTGTTCTCCATCCGCTATCAACCATTTTAA
- a CDS encoding heavy-metal-associated domain-containing protein, with translation MTLQFTVPNLACSACGDTIATAIKAIDSTAIVQADPKTKQVSVETQQSEATIRQIITEAGYTVS, from the coding sequence ATGACCCTTCAGTTCACAGTTCCCAATTTGGCCTGTTCTGCTTGTGGAGACACGATCGCCACTGCAATCAAAGCGATTGATTCGACTGCTATCGTGCAAGCTGATCCCAAAACCAAGCAAGTCAGCGTCGAAACTCAACAATCGGAAGCAACCATTAGACAAATTATTACTGAAGCGGGCTATACCGTGAGCTAG
- a CDS encoding S9 family peptidase, with amino-acid sequence MTTAHIAPYGSWKSPITSDLIVAGSLRLGEIRLDGATIYWSEGRPLEGGRNVIVQRSPDGQTRDITPATPFNVRTRVHEYGGGAYQVANSTIYFSNFIDQRLYKQPVGEDPQPITPEAPFRYADAVIDPSRHRLICVREDHSNGEHEPINTIVSVSLAGSDDGGTVIVSGSDFVASPRLSPDGSQLTWISWNHPFMPWDGTQLWVAPVQADGSLGTAQCIAGGESESIFQPEWSPDGRLYFVSDRTGWWNLYRWNSNDSNPIEALCPKAAEFGLPQWVFGMTTYGFESAESLICTYIEAGVQYLARLNSQTLELTAIDTPYSSIGGLQVRSGYAVFVGGSALQPSAVVRLDLQTGAIDELRRSSNMEVDAGYLSEPEVIEFPTENGRTAYGFYYAPRNKDYTAPADDRPPLLVKSHGGPTAATSASFNPAIQYWTSRGFAILDVNYGGSTGYGREYRERLKGNWGIVDVDDCVNGAQYLVQKGLVDADRLCIDGGSAGGYTTLAALIFRDVFKAGASYYGVSDLTALARDTHKFESRYLDGLIGKYPEQADLYIARSPIHFADQLSCPVIFLQGDEDKIVPPNQAETMVEILKAKGLPVAYVLYEGEQHGFRKAENIKRTLDGELYFYSRVFGFELADAIDPVAIENL; translated from the coding sequence ATGACAACTGCACACATTGCCCCCTATGGTTCTTGGAAATCTCCGATTACATCTGACCTCATCGTGGCAGGGAGCCTGCGCTTAGGAGAAATTCGCCTGGACGGTGCGACGATTTATTGGAGCGAAGGCCGACCGCTTGAGGGGGGACGCAACGTCATTGTGCAACGATCGCCCGATGGTCAAACCAGAGACATCACCCCAGCGACTCCCTTCAATGTGCGAACACGGGTGCACGAATATGGCGGCGGCGCTTACCAAGTAGCCAACAGCACAATTTATTTTTCTAACTTCATCGATCAGCGGCTCTACAAGCAACCTGTGGGCGAAGACCCTCAACCGATTACACCCGAAGCCCCGTTTCGCTATGCCGATGCAGTAATTGACCCATCGCGCCACCGTCTAATCTGCGTGCGCGAAGATCACAGCAACGGTGAACACGAACCCATCAACACGATCGTTTCTGTCTCACTCGCAGGATCAGACGATGGTGGCACAGTAATAGTATCCGGCAGTGATTTTGTTGCATCGCCCCGCCTCAGTCCTGATGGATCGCAACTTACCTGGATTAGCTGGAACCATCCATTCATGCCGTGGGATGGCACACAATTGTGGGTTGCCCCCGTGCAGGCAGATGGCTCGTTGGGGACGGCTCAATGTATTGCCGGAGGCGAATCTGAATCGATTTTTCAACCGGAATGGTCGCCAGATGGCCGCTTGTACTTTGTGTCCGATCGCACAGGCTGGTGGAACTTGTATCGCTGGAATTCCAATGACTCAAACCCGATCGAAGCGCTGTGCCCCAAAGCGGCTGAGTTTGGTTTGCCGCAGTGGGTGTTTGGTATGACCACCTATGGCTTTGAGTCAGCAGAATCCTTAATTTGTACTTACATTGAAGCTGGTGTGCAATACTTGGCACGATTAAATTCGCAAACTTTGGAACTTACGGCGATTGACACTCCCTACTCTAGCATTGGCGGCTTGCAGGTTAGGTCCGGATATGCCGTATTCGTTGGTGGTTCTGCGCTACAACCCAGCGCCGTTGTACGGCTCGATCTGCAAACAGGCGCAATCGACGAACTGCGACGCTCTAGCAATATGGAGGTGGATGCAGGCTATTTGTCGGAACCCGAAGTAATTGAGTTTCCCACTGAAAACGGGCGCACTGCCTACGGGTTCTACTATGCCCCGCGCAACAAAGATTACACTGCCCCTGCCGACGATCGCCCCCCCTTACTAGTGAAAAGTCATGGAGGTCCAACCGCCGCCACCTCTGCCTCGTTCAATCCGGCTATTCAATATTGGACAAGTCGCGGTTTTGCCATTCTAGATGTAAACTATGGCGGCAGCACTGGTTATGGGCGGGAGTATCGCGAACGGCTGAAGGGCAACTGGGGCATTGTTGATGTGGATGATTGCGTCAATGGTGCACAGTATCTTGTGCAAAAAGGGTTAGTAGATGCCGATCGGCTCTGCATTGATGGTGGCAGTGCCGGAGGCTACACAACGTTGGCCGCGCTAATTTTCCGGGATGTGTTTAAAGCTGGGGCTAGCTACTATGGCGTCAGCGATCTAACAGCGCTTGCTAGAGACACGCACAAATTTGAATCGCGCTACTTAGATGGATTGATTGGTAAGTATCCCGAACAAGCCGATCTCTACATTGCTCGATCGCCCATTCATTTTGCCGACCAGCTATCGTGTCCCGTGATTTTCTTGCAGGGTGACGAAGACAAAATTGTGCCGCCCAACCAAGCTGAAACGATGGTGGAGATTTTGAAGGCAAAAGGACTGCCCGTTGCTTATGTCTTGTACGAAGGTGAACAGCATGGCTTTCGCAAAGCTGAAAATATCAAACGTACCCTTGATGGTGAACTTTATTTTTACTCTAGGGTGTTTGGGTTTGAGCTAGCCGATGCAATTGACCCTGTGGCGATCGAAAATTTATAG
- a CDS encoding CsgG/HfaB family protein, with amino-acid sequence MTYSLNLCKIARISCAVLVVSGCCLSVPLAPPVMAQALTIAQANPTRLRVAVLDFEYANTGLTYSLWGYASPAQGVSDLLTNKLVENGQYTLIERSRIAEILFEQDLGQSGRISPSTAAEVGRLLGADAVVIGSITRFNFEDNGGSVSILGIGGGGDSRGAVVELTARLVNTTTGEIMATASGSGAANRGGGRISTPFGSIGGGSRSDDEIASDAAAEAVAELAAQLTAAAPTLSTAVAAVLPTVEAIVADVAGSMVIINKGSRDGFRTGMILSVERVTREVTDPTTGEVIRTVTTPVGRIQLTEVDERSGVGTIINGAGLQIGDRAIAVE; translated from the coding sequence ATGACTTACTCTTTAAATCTTTGTAAGATTGCCCGTATCTCCTGTGCAGTATTGGTTGTAAGTGGTTGCTGCTTATCCGTGCCACTGGCTCCCCCAGTGATGGCTCAAGCATTGACGATCGCACAAGCCAATCCAACCCGACTGCGGGTCGCAGTTCTAGATTTTGAGTACGCCAACACAGGACTAACTTACAGTCTATGGGGCTATGCCAGTCCTGCCCAGGGGGTCAGCGATTTGCTAACTAATAAGCTAGTCGAGAACGGGCAATATACCTTGATTGAACGCAGCCGCATCGCAGAGATTTTATTTGAGCAAGATTTGGGGCAATCTGGACGCATTAGCCCTAGTACTGCCGCTGAAGTGGGACGCTTACTTGGGGCCGATGCTGTGGTGATTGGCTCAATCACTCGCTTCAATTTTGAAGACAATGGTGGCAGCGTCTCAATCTTGGGCATTGGCGGCGGCGGTGATTCGCGTGGCGCGGTTGTGGAACTGACGGCTCGATTGGTCAATACGACGACCGGCGAGATCATGGCGACAGCAAGCGGGTCTGGGGCGGCCAATCGAGGGGGCGGACGCATCTCTACCCCCTTCGGCAGTATTGGAGGAGGCAGCCGCAGTGATGATGAGATTGCCAGCGACGCGGCAGCAGAGGCGGTTGCTGAACTGGCTGCCCAACTGACGGCCGCGGCTCCCACATTGTCCACAGCCGTCGCTGCTGTGTTGCCCACGGTAGAGGCGATCGTGGCAGACGTTGCCGGTTCAATGGTAATTATTAACAAAGGTAGCCGCGATGGGTTCCGCACAGGCATGATCCTCTCAGTAGAGCGTGTCACGCGGGAAGTGACCGATCCCACTACCGGAGAAGTGATTCGCACGGTCACAACGCCAGTAGGACGGATTCAACTAACCGAAGTGGATGAACGATCGGGGGTCGGCACCATCATTAATGGCGCGGGACTGCAAATTGGCGATCGGGCGATCGCGGTAGAATAA